The sequence TGGTTACATTAGAGAAGCATTAAGAAGAGAAGTTAGAAGAGCGGAGAGATATAATTCTTCTTTTTCTTTTCTAATAATGGATATAGATAATTTTAAAGAGATTAATAAATCTTACGGGTACTTAGAAGGAGATCGAGTTCTGAAGATGTTAGGTCTGGAGATAAAAGATAAGATTATTAGAGAGATTGATATAATAGCTCGATACGGAGGAGAAAAGTTTGCTATTATCTTACCTGAAACTAATAAAACCAGAGCGATGGTGGTAGCAGAAAGGATAAGATCTCAAATTGAACTAAAAGAAATTTACATAGGAAAGGTTAATCTTAAGGTTACTGTAAGTATAGGAGTATCAGAATTTCCTACCGATGCGGGTAGCGAAGCAGAAATGGTTAATATGGCTAATTTTGCTTTATTAAAAGCCAAAGAACAAGGTAAAAATAAAGTTTGTCAAGCGTAAATTAAAGCCTAAAATAATCGGTCGGTAATTTCACCGATAACTAAACCCATTACAGTCTAAAGAATATTTTAAATTTTGCCTGGTTTTCCCAGGCTTTTTTTATAGGCTTTTTCTTGTTAGCCACAAATGAAAATAGGACATTTTCATTTGTGGCTAACACATGTAAATAAAAGACATAGACAAATTGTATCTGGATGAGATAAAATAACACTCCTAAATCATCACAAAGAAAAGAGTGATACCCACCAGATACAATAAGAAAATTATCTCATAAAACTTTTAGGATTGCAAGTAGGATTGCAAGGATTTTTTGTAACGGAATATGGAGATAAAGAAGGATGGGGATATAGAAAAGGTGGTGCTGGCCTTGGACAGGGTCAAGAAAAGGTATATCTGTAGTGAATGCGGTGAGGTATTGACTACTTACTATGATTCCCACATTCAAGAAGTAAGACACCTTCATCTCTGGAAGTATATCACGATCTTAATGTTTGAAAAAGTTAGGGTCAAGTGTCCTACCTGTGGGGTTAAGATAGAGAGCCTGGAATTTATGGACAAATATGCCCGGCTGGTGGTGTAATTGGGGGGCTTGTTTGGGTTTAAGGAGTATCTAGAGATAAACGAGAAAGAGATAGTTACTGTTCCTCATACTGATTTTCGCTTGCGGGTTGATGATTTTAATGTTGAATTTTACCCTACCTCTATCTGCCATCCGCCATCCAAAGTGGGGGTGACAGAAGAGGGCAACTGCGCCAAACCGAGATAAACAAAGAGACAATTTTATCCGAGAGGCTTCCTAAGAGAAGGAGGAGGTAGTATGAACTTGCTACAAATCTTGTTTAGTCTGTACTTCAGACCTCGTGCTTTATCATATCTCTTATCTCAAATGTGAGAAGGTCTTTGATTTGAATGAACCTTTGATTAAAGGCCTGGAGGAGAGGATTTCCCAAGAAGGTAAATTTAAAGTACTGTATTCTATCGCGGCTTTCTGCCGCAACTAAATCATTAGACAGAGGTCAGAAGTCAAATTGCAAGGTATTGCCTTAATCTGTCCCCTGTCCTATACCTCGCGGACAACGCAAATGTTGGGGGGGGTAATAGTATCTCGGCAGTGAAAAGTTCTCATCTATTCTGGGAATGTCATGGGCTTAAGTTATTGAAATTAAGGCACTTACCTTTAGCGATGTTTAATCTTTACAAGATTAGCAATATCAATGAGTTACAGAGAACTTTTAACTGTCGAGTAGTATAGGTTAGAGTTTT comes from bacterium and encodes:
- a CDS encoding cytochrome c biogenesis protein ResB, translating into MGGLFGFKEYLEINEKEIVTVPHTDFRLRVDDFNVEFYPTSICHPPSKVGVTEEGNCAKPR
- a CDS encoding transposase family protein; the protein is MEIKKDGDIEKVVLALDRVKKRYICSECGEVLTTYYDSHIQEVRHLHLWKYITILMFEKVRVKCPTCGVKIESLEFMDKYARLVV